In the Malaya genurostris strain Urasoe2022 chromosome 1, Malgen_1.1, whole genome shotgun sequence genome, one interval contains:
- the LOC131425282 gene encoding achaete-scute complex protein T3-like, translated as MATVVRSMALGQNIHNILPNNCILLQQKPTNHQGKRPIAPAPMMVTSLPQAVGLKTKISASKKFAYCGLPYPQTPQQTVSVQRRNARERNRVKQVNNGFANLRQHIPGTVVTALTNGGRGASKKLSKVDTLRIAVEYIRNLQRMLDENSENTSQKSLNQVSSSSSYYGTMSEPSTASSPAPSHLSESSTSGTIIYSQMGGTTFKHEPYDIYVDPSTSPAPSYTSETSIQQHHLPPQQHHQIIIPGMTSLSPSGNNNYIHAVGSQPVVYKTELYPNPYAEEMSPQNPEDEELLDAISWWQQQ; from the coding sequence ATGGCAACAGTAGTGAGAAGCATGGCTCTGGGACAAAATATTCACAATATTTTGCCGAATAATTGTATTCTATTGCAACAAAAACCGACGAATCATCAGGGAAAACGACCGATTGCTCCAGCCCCGATGATGGTGACCAGTCTTCCGCAGGCCGTCGGTCTCAAGACCAAGATAAGTGCATCGAAAAAGTTTGCCTATTGTGGGCTTCCGTATCCTCAGACTCCCCAGCAAACGGTGTCGGTTCAACGCCGAAACGCTCGGGAGCGAAACCGTGTCAAGCAGGTCAACAACGGATTTGCTAACCTACGACAACATATTCCCGGCACGGTTGTGACCGCTTTAACAAATGGAGGTCGTGGTGCCAGTAAAAAATTAAGCAAAGTGGATACCCTTCGCATAGCAGTCGAGTACATTCGCAACCTGCAGCGTATGCTGGATGAAAACAGTGAAAATACCAGCCAGAAGAGTTTGAATCAGGTCTCTTCCTCCAGTTCCTATTACGGCACTATGTCGGAACCTTCAACCGCTTCATCACCCGCTCCGTCACACTTATCGGAGAGTTCGACTTCCGGAACGATTATCTACAGTCAGATGGGTGGAACTACATTCAAACATGAACCCTACGACATTTATGTTGATCCATCAACTTCGCCAGCTCCGTCCTACACCTCCGAGACTTCCATTCAGCAACATCATCTACCACCTCAGCAGCACCATCAGATCATTATCCCCGGAATGACTAGTCTAAGTCCCAGTGGCAACAACAATTATATTCACGCAGTCGGTAGCCAACCGGTGGTGTACAAAACGGAACTGTATCCAAATCCTTACGCGGAGGAGATGAGCCCTCAGAACCCCGAAGATGAAGAGCTTCTCGATGCCATCTCCTGGTGGCAGCAGCAGTAA